From the Euwallacea fornicatus isolate EFF26 chromosome 10, ASM4011564v1, whole genome shotgun sequence genome, the window CAAGCGGTACACGTGATTCTATCGAATCCATCATCTTCGGTTGGACTAGAACCAGCGAGTTTGTTAATTGTCCGCTTTGCATTAAAGAATTAACACGTCGTTCAGTAATCCGGATCTAGGTTCATCATTTATTACttggaataatatttttacacatttagaacaattttgaatagttatacatatacacacagaaaaatattagataTAAATGGTAAAAGTATTGTCTAGTTTTgccattataaatttaaatacttgATATGCTTATGTAATACACTTCATTTGGAAGACAACGTTACATTCTGTGGAAGACATCAGTTTCTAATTATTACTAGTCATCGCCAACGTGAcgataatataattatttaaatatacataaaagCACGAAAATTCAACATTAGCGTTATCTAGATCCTTAAAAACTATTTGGAATTGACTATAACTAAATGACATAGGtagattttcttataaataagTTGTATGCTGATTGATTATGTTTTTCGCCATTTAATCAATGGCTAACGATTTACTTGtaggtttttttcaaaaatcaccaaaaattttcgattttagtAAAGTGATAATTCTATCTAGCACCTATTGAtaacaaaatcaaataaaaaaattatgagaaaaCGAGAGAAAGATGCGAAAGTCATAGATAGCTCTTAATAGTTGATCTAAGAGTTGATAGAACagttgcatttttctcataatcAAACTGGACTTGTATGACTTTCAGTAGAAGTTATGAgtggaaaatatgtaattaatatttattgattgGTTGAGGTAAAATTTGGAGTCCCAGGTAGATTGCAAATTTCACTTATGTGTTCACCAAGTTTCTCCTTTCCACcgttttcaaaaagtttctgTCTAATTCGTGAACAAATTCTCGATCATATTTCAACTGACGTTATTCAGATATTCTCAGATGGGTCTGATATGGAGGTACTTTTGGGGTCATAAGAAGTTGGACCTAGAAATTActttgagatattttaggAGGTGATTCGTTTAGTTCAATTAAGATAATTCTTCATTCAGTCATTGAGCTCAAGATGTTAATATTcaatatatcaaattattaaactgAATAAGGCATTCGAGGTTCACCACAggcactaaaaaaattttcggaTGATAAAAGGGAGTCGGACACCACAAAAAGTACCATCCTGTAGATTTTAACATATTTCGCAATACTATTTTTCGCATTTTGTGCAAACCTTAAAGATGATTTATGtgtaacattaaaaatttcaaaatctgaagcagctctaaaaaaagaaaaatttgtaaacaGTCTGGTTTTGATATCGCGCAGGTAAATAACGAAGTGTtggaaacatttgtttatatgtCCAAGTATCTTAATTTGACCTAAGGAATCGCCTCGTAGAGTATCCAGACACCTGGCATATACACTGTCAGTAAACACTTAGGAAGTATCCTTCAATTTAGACTTAGAAAACATCCATTGGAGTACTCGACATCGAATTAGTACAACCCAGTTCACCTGACTTTTTTGATTCATTAACACTGCTAAAGTTCAAGATCTAAATAGTATTTATCGCTACATTGTAATGTTGGTACTTAGCATATCTTTCTTATCTTACgtttataatataattttatttaacctCTATGTGTATACTTTTCAGGCTTCGGCAATTGGAAGACTTCGTTGACATGCCTATTTTAGACTCTTAGGTGGTATTTATTGAAGCATCAgttatcaaaaaacaaaatataaaaaattgttattgtcaTTGGACTAGGTGTGACAAAAAACttgtcaaataaattttcttatcgAAATAACGCCCTATAACAAAGCGATGAACTCATGATCTCGACTCTCAAAATACATTATTAATTTGGTACCTATCTATACATATAAAGactttaatttattagaaCATCTACAGAAAgattcattaacaatttgaAATACCAGAGCCTGAAATGCTATACGTCCGCTGATGGCCATTGGCGCAAATATGCCTTATTCGAAACTTGATGAAACTTATAGTGTGTCTTgataatataatgaaacattgCAACATGCATTTCATTCgttacctaaaaaaaaacactttacaaaatttcaagttcgtagaCAAGGTATTTTCATAATAGCTGAACAAATACTAATTTCAACACCCATTATTTCCCAAACTATCAATTTTCACGTAAGACGTTTTGCACCAATGGTTATCAGTTAACGTGTAGTATCTCCTGCTTTTTGATCTACCATGGTCAatgagccaccctgtatagtaggTGCCTACTTCGAAATTCATTTATATTAAGGAGTAACAGTTATTGTTTGATTTAGATGggatttatattatataattttattgctattgaaaatatttattcagaaCTTTTAACAATGAGTTTAACGAGCGTGCCCGCAAATACCGAAAGTTCCTTACATTTCCATAGTTTATACAAGGCGTCCCGAAATTAAGTGGCCACAGTTAAACagcgaaaaatcaaaatgcaaCATATTACTTCTTTTCTGAAGATTTAAAATGGTAGGCCGATGGAAAAGGCGTCAATGAGTGCCCGTCCTGAGTCAAAAATCCCAATTACTCCAAAAATACATCccaagtaaataataaaatagttaAACATCACACTTTTTCTGTCAAGGGTACTACCTTTTAGTTTTATATGGAAATATGCAGGCCAAATAAAACTAAGCATTGTCCCAGTGAAACTTCCTATAAAtcccattaaaatttgaaaatgaggAATAAAACAAGCCATTAAAATAGTGAATAGAATTACACCTACACGCCAAGCTAATCCCCATACCTTAATGTCACCGTTTTGATCCCAAATTGTTGGAAATGGAGTTTTTGGCTTTCCTCGAAAAAATGACCTCTCTAGTAGTTCACATGCAGCGTAGAATGGAAGTGGATAGCTGAGCAGCGCCTTCACTACTAAGCAAGTATTAACTAGACCTTTAAATCCAGGTGAATGTAAATTGTTGGTGATCACTTGTTGAGTATCGTTTTGAAATGTCAGAAAGCAAATATACCCAAACCCTGCTTTGAAGACTGCAGCCCAAACATGACTCCAGTCTAGCATCCACTCGAACTTTGACGGATCCTCCATGTTACCTTCTAGAGTGGGGAGAAAAATCTGGGATGTGTACGAAAAAACTATAACCCCTAAACTGATAGGGAAGTTTTTGAGGTCTAACGTCCACTTTACATTTCCCCAACCCCATTCACCAATATAAAGTAAGCAGTAgccaataataattacattgATGAAGATATGTGACATTGTGCACCAGAAGGAGAGTACCGATACGCCCTGCAACGATTTCAAGAAACctgaaagatatttaaaaattatgtgtttCCGAGAAAAGTgactctttaaaaatttacctagtggtaatagaaaaattccaattagCATCATCCATGATCGTGTGTCAATTGCACCTTCAGGGAAGGTTCCAATCATCAAGTCTCCACAAACCACCACATAAAGGATACAGGTCATCAGAAGTTCTATTATTTGAGCAATGCTCACTATTTTTGAACCATAAGTTTTCCCAAAACATTCTTTTGCGATTGCTACATAAGAATCTCGTACTCGTATCCGTCTAAAAAACGAAAGgaatgagaaataaataatagaggTTTTTTGGGTAAGATAACCGCTCCCTTGTCATCAGTTAAAGGGATTCACTTCATAGAGAGGTTTTAAGCCATAAGGAGAAAACTTGTTtccttttgtttttgtttcaatgAGGTGACATTACATTATCAAAACaccttaataaataaataagcgTTAGACGAATTTTTCTTCGGTCACTGCTACACTTAACTACACATCAGACATGTGCGACTACATACCAGACATGTATGCCTATACGTCAGACCTGTACGACTACATGTCAGACCTGTATGACTACATGTCAGACCTGTACGACTACATGTCAGACCTGTACGACTACATGTCAGACCTGTACGACTACATGTCAGACCTGTATGACTACATGTCAGACCTGTATGACTACATGTCAGGCAGATACGTATTTTCAGAAAACGATAATGTTCAATGAGTTTTTTCGAAACCATGTGTGTTTCAATATTACtattaatgttaaatttaccTTCCAGTCTGCAGGTCTATTTCATAAAGGCAATCGACCAAAATTTTACCGGTATAGCAACAGATCTGCGCTACGAGGATCATCGCTGCTATAGCCCAATAACCTCCTATTTGCACGGCAAATGGCAACGAAACGATGAACATTCCCTAAGAATAGCACATGATAATACAAGTTCTATTAAAGACTACATTAGCACACTAGTCCAAATTTATATAGAGAAAGAATTGTaatgaaaaatacaattaacgCCATgagttgaatttgaaaaaaggtaattttagtATGTCACGGCTTCGTAAAATGCTTTGTATATGcacacattttattaaaaaacaaaatatgtaGGAGGGGCGTTCAATTTTAGACATCCtgtaaaagtaatttaaaatatccagcagTTTTCAGGTTACCCTCATGTTTTTGGGCTTTGCGAGTTAAAAGAAGCTTCCGTCACgaatgaaacaaattatacTTCTGATCGGGAACTCGATAAAGGGACTAAAGCAATTAGAACTCTTGAATATCGTAGCGAAATTTGCGGCCCGGTTACGGAAAGTTCATTAAAGTAAAATCGTTTTGTTTTACTTCATGATGAGATTGAAATGATGCTTAAAACCTATTGCAAAAGAACAAACCTGAATTGCATTTGTTACATTCCATGCAGCTTGGTATTCATTGATCTTGACATCACTTTTTCCTTCCACGAAATCGCTTCCTTCGGAATAATCTACTGACGACATTCGGCTCTGCTGTTTTACTATTCCTCCTTGTGTACTGTTAAAATGGCTTTCCTGCAGAAGTCACAGAgatgacgaaaattttatctACACTCAGTTCCAAATACGAGGCACATTTCTAAGTTTGCACAATCGTCTTCAGGGTTAATAGTCTTAACATGGGGCTCATAACTGTCGAGGGATCAGTAACAATAATCAAACCTAGCTCTCCTGGTaactttcagattttgaagtcTTCCACGCTTTGGCCAGCCGGATTTTGATAACCACAACTGTGGTCTAATGAAGCAAAAACCCGGATAGTTCACGGGGTTTCCCAAACAATGGCATATGTAAGTATTGAGTTAAATAAGGGGGGGgggatgtttttaattaactgattctataaattttgatttcatcATATCTCACggcaacataaaattaaaaggaCGAAGTGCAGCGCCAGTATAACAACATATTTACCTGTTGGAAACCTCCAGATTCTCCCGAGTCTAGTGAATGTTGTAAAAATGGATTGCTGGGGTTTGAAGCTCCAAAAGGGTTGGTACCAGTGTGCATGTTGGACATTTCGTGATGTTCTTGGTTGACTCCACCATGAGACGTGTGATTCTGGTTAGGAAGCTGTGCGAAATGGACCTGAAGTTGTGACAAAATAGGaaccatttttataaaaaaggcTGATTTGCAActaaatcaaatcaaatataataaaactttattagtaTATTGCAAGATAATTTCCTGAGCTGGATGAAATCTTGCGTTAGATAGTTGCTAGTTGGTTTCAAGTCCTCTGGCTAATATGGTTTTGCAAAGCAGTAGACATAGTAATAACTTTAAATTGATCAGTAAAAAGAAAGTACTAGAGCTCTCCTTTTAGTGCTTGAAACACTAGCAACTCCaaacaaaccaatttaaaatttaaattttaataagttggGGTAAACTCAAAATACTAATAACTGATTTCGCCatcaacataattttaattccttatttatgttaatatttCCCATGACAGTAATCCTCATTTTACTTACCCTCTCACTATGACCTTGCCCCATTTGACTATGCCTCTCAGATGGCGCGGAAGgcaaaaattgcctttttaatTGACTAGCTACATTCACAGCAGCGGTTAAGGGGGGTAGCTTAATTCCCCCTAAACGATTCATATTTCTAAGCTGCAACTTCCGCAATTTATCTAAGACTTTTATCCACTGTTCCAACCAGAACTTCtcgaaatgattttttgttaCAGCATCCAGAGATCAATACCTATCAGCTTCCTTCAGGCAAAGCGATTTCATATATCGCGGCAGCCCTGCCTGAGCACTAGTGAAAGCGACACCAACACAGCAATTCACCGATCTATCTACGACACGAATTCATCATAAAATTTATGCTCAAAAACTAAAGTGATATGTCTGGAGAGAAATTTCATCCCTCAGCGATGTGGATGAATGACATGGAGCGAAGCTGAGGGAAGTACTGCGGCTGCGCCGTGCAGGGTCGGAGTGAGCAAAGATTATCGATTTTAAAATCTATCAAATCCAACAGGTTCGGATTTAGCTGTAATTTTTGGATGTTCTTGtcaaatttagatattttaaaactacacgttttttctatttaatcaGGCGTTTTTCGGAGACAAATTCGTTTACTTTCATCTTTAAGTTGTGAAATGGTTTAAAAATGTGgcatttttatgttaattactGATGTTACtcttgttaaataattttcaagaataGCCATGGCAATTGTTTGAACCAGGTAAAAACAAAAGTTTGACGAATTGAAACCAGCCGGATGATTTTTGCTATAAGCAAACAAACCAGAAAGTTATCGCTTTCTGACAATtgctaaaaaatgtattaaaaaaaaatggaaagacaATATGGTTAATATGCATGGCGCTTCCCAGTGTAATCAAAATGTGAACAGCTATTTCAATAGCCCCTATGCTGTTGATTAATACGTTAGTTTGATTATGAGACGTATTGATAAATTGCCGTAGAGTGACAAAGCCAGTGGTAAAATggatgaaatattaatttcaggtTTTTCCGAGACACTCGgcacaaaagaaaaattatcgtGGGTGACATATACATAACGAACTTGAAAAACGACGGCTTTCCAATTTAGATTCCATTTCAGTTGATATGCTCAAAAGAGTTATATTGGTAGGATATAGGAAATCGTTTCGCGTATAAATTACCCCAAGGAATATTACAAGCAGGatcgaattttatttcatcaaGAACATATGCATGTGTCTTGCTTTTAGCCCCATTCGTATATCTTAGATTTATCTTCGAACTCAAATTTAAGTCTATAAAATGACATACATTTCGACACTACATGCAAAGGATTGATGTAATGCGAAATTTAGCAGGATttcaatttccatggaaacagGAAAACTCAGATAGATTACAGGTTGAGAAAGGGcttatcattatttttattattcttgcATCAGACTTTGTTAATTTAgcgtttaatttattataccaGCACCGTGCAGCGTGCGTAATTTGCATGCTGCATTTTCGTGTGGTAAAGCGATTTTACTCTACAAATATCCCGTATGAAAGTTGGAGTTCCGTTCTGAGTGGATTCATGTTTTTCAGTCAGTTTCAAAACTAGAAGTTCCCGTGCACCTGGAATATTTGCCTCGTTCTATTAGTTTCTCATGTTGTTATGTGGGGAAATAATTGGAAGTTCTGCGGTAAATTCGACATTGGAGTTAGGAAAAAATACTACATTTTACCatcaataataaacatttaatgtcGATATAATTATACGAGTTACAAATAATGCCAAagcaaaagttgaaaaaatgtatcaattcCTTATACAATAGAATTAAGCTTTTAAGTACTTTTTATTAGGATACTTTTGATGATACATTGAGGAATTCGGGATACGACGATTATGAAACGAAAGCCCCAACCTAAACCTCCCTTAAGGCAAAATGGCGCAAGCAACTATTCATCAGTTCGAAAGTTACTTAATCCCATATTGGCTTAATTATAAACTAATAAACGTAAACTAATActtattttacaataaacagGTTACTGTTACTTAACAAGATCTTTGGCCTAAATAAGTTTCTTTGTGACTGATTTTCCGTaggaagagattttttaaaatcatctaAAGTAGTGTGTCTCTATAAAGTAATCTTTTCGAAGCCCTTGCGTCtatcaattttcttgattttcatTCAGGAACAATAAAATAGGACCTTTCACCCtaaaaaatgatgatttattgtattttttacagTTTGTTTGTATGCTCGTTGAGGATTCATGGATGTATCTGAATAAGCTTAATGGTCAGATATCCGTCGACttgataaaaaaacacaaaatttcgGAAAAGTTATCGGTACATTGGGCCATAAACGGTGCTGCGATAAAAATCAAGACGATGCACGTCCACAGTTTGATCTAAAGCGCACAAAACAAGTATTCTCAACAAGAGCTTTAGGAATGGTGAAGAAGCTTGCAGCCTTAAGTACTTCAACGAGCACTAATAtttgttccaaaaaaataaactagacaaaatacaaaaacgaaagacgaagaacaaaaaaatttcaggcTTGATCAGAAAATATTCTCCGACATATGAGTTTGGCTTAGACCAGAAACAAACGACTATTCACTCATTCTTTGTTTTGACGAACAACGTACAAACAACACATTTAAACGGTAGAAGATCGGCAAGTTTATTTATGGTCATTAACAAGGCATTTGACAGCGTCTGGCACAGTGGTctaatatacaaatttaagCGCCAAAATACCTAGTTTATATTATCAAAAACCTACTGGAAAACAGACGACTAGAAGTAAAAATTGACAatctttctttctctttttcttttaaaataatgctcCCTGAGGGAATACCGCTTTCACCATTTTTACACTGTCATGATATGTAGTACAACAATGATTTAAATTGCAATACGTTAGCGATAGTGCACACGCAAACATAGTACAATCTCGAAACTCGTTGGATTGTCTTTGGTGATGgtctaaattatatttttgcgtCCATTAGTCACATTTAATTTCGTTTGGGGGCTCGATCTTTtgggtttttattattactctAGAGCGTGCTTCGAGCAAGTTTGCACGAAGCATAGGCCTGTAGGCTCTTTAAGATGAATTTCgtgcatttattaaaatattgaggGCCTCGTGGAGGAGTAATGTGGctccaatttacaatgaaaaacCCGTCGGAAGAAAAATTGGCTTAGAAACTCTTCGaggaattaaaagaaatttttcaataatatctctcttcaaaatgcaatttaatgaaaaatttcgacaatatagcagaaaaataaacatttttcaaaataattctcAATACATTTCTGGATCTTTCTCTTTACGTTTTCAGTTACGGCACGCTGAATTTCTCTTCAACGGAATGCGTTTTATACTACCAAATACTAAATACTTCAGTGATTAcggttttttacaaaatatctaCCTCGTTCGAAGGGTTTTTAATCActcgattttttcatttatttgctATGGAATTAATCGAGCGGGGAAAAATCTGAGCTTCTTGCAGTCCAGTGCACCACTTTTTGATTTCCAATCCAGTGATTGGGAAAAAATTCgcttaaaatttgtttacgtttCTTCGAATATTTTTAGGTGCACCATCTTTTGTTGACACCACACATCTCCATCAATATTTATTGGCTCGTTTTCgacataatttaatatacaaGGTGCGATAGTCTACATCAAATGGCGTAAAGACaccgatttaaaaatattcacggTGATAACTTTTGATAGGTCAGGTCCCATTTTCCTGCCATAAATTTGATGGTGACAAGCCACTTACAGTCCTTGGTGACACGAACAATCAAATAACTTTACATTAGTGACGATCTGAATAGGGACCTAAATTTCAAGGATTTTAGAAGTTTTGCCTTCCGTTTTCTCAATGGAAATGTTCCGATCACATAAAGAGTGCAAGAgacaaaaagttttaaattgaaaaaagaaattatttattgggtAAGTTAGTGTCAGTGGtgaggcacaaaaaagtttgcgGAGGTAAATGAGGTCTAAGTcgtcaaaaaataatcacCCTATAAGGTTTAGAGAACCAGTTAATGAAGATCTTTGTGAGAAATGTAAGTctcaaatttacattaaatatctcaaaaactcgAGGGATAtgacaaaaaaactttaatgcaGTAGTGTAACAAGGCCCGCTTAAGTCATTTCGTAAAAAGCCCATTTTAAATCTGGAGCATCCTGcatgcaatttaattaaatttctttcctAAGTAATAGGCcccaaaaactaatttttataaatttcctcTCAAAcatagaaatatttataactcTGCCTTCTTATTTCGCGGTTTTACCGCGAATTACTACATGAATAATGGTGGtcattatttctattaaaaatttcattagtgAAAAAGTTGCATTAATCAATCTACATTATACAGAAGGAAAAAAGTTTGCGATATTGAAAATCAgcattcaaatttaatcagtCATATATTTTTGGCGAAGGATAATATATCTATCAGGTTTTTATTGACTGGAAGGCCATCTTATGGGCTTGTACAAGTAGCTATAAAAACTTATTAGGATCTATAGAATGTTCCTTTCGAGGTGACAcagaaaaaatacacaaaaatgaCAAGGATAAATCTACGTTTTTGGAAACTGATACAGTTGCGAGTCTGAAAAGAGAACACGCTCAAATCTTGTATAGGGCTATATTCCGTCATATCGTATCTCCAATTGCAATgtcgaaatttcaaatgaaacaccctgcaaattttaaaggtttatATGACAAAGGGCCTTTTTTCTAAAGTCGTGCATAGATTCTTGCGTTACCTAATGGCGTATTATTATGAAGCACCTTATATTATAAGACGGTACGTTAATATTTGCtcctctattttttatttagtcaagatatcaaaaaactttttgaacaaaatttgttcaGAATTTATGGAACTACAAAGTTCTGGAAGGAAAAACGtatatttctggaaaatattccGTCGGCGTCGCATCGCCGAGCGTCgctttctaaatttaaatttatatagcGTTTGTTGTACCTTATGAGCCTTTATTTcgtgtttaattaaaatatttttactatgCCCAAATTGATACATATTtcatagaaacaaaaaaacatttaaattgatgaaaaattttgaagatattcgaaCGTTACTTCGATTATGCTTATTATTAATGCAATAATATGATTTTTCCAAccaaaaatcgtgaaaatccAGTACAATAtgataaacaaacaaaatccaCAAATTAAAGCGTTTTTGGTTTGTGACTTTATTGCACGTATTTCGGAACCAAAGGTAGCACTTCACTGCACTCGTGCGGTAAAAATTTCTACCGCACGCAAAACGAAGCGATAGTGCCAAATATCTCTATGCGCAATGTGCGTATAAATATTTGGCGGCAcgctaatatttaattaaacttacaGATGCCAATAACGACAACACACATGAGCTTgtaggaaaaatattgtaccTAACAGATGTGAAAGTATCTTAACTGAAGTCTTTACTCGTTACAGAACTTCACTTCGCGCCGTTCGGTCAACTGCAATCAGCATGAGTTAAAGTATCACTTTCCGGCGGTGTTAGGTAATTGTCTATTATGTTGCTCTGATATGCACTTTCTAAAATTCTTACTACaaaatgtttatgaaattcaTTTTAGATTAGACCTGCAATATGGCAAATGAGCACTTTTCTTACAAAACTATCAtgacaatataaaattattactatttacGAAAAAGTTAGTGGCATGTCCCATGTCCAGTTAAAACAAAATGTCCCTGATgagcttttaatatttttgactgGGTCAACGTCAGCAAGAGGCTTAGCCATGGATATCCTGACTGCATGCCTCACGAAGTTGGGgagagtttatttattttttgaaaagggGAAGTTGACGCCTGTTTACTGTGCCCCTCTCTTCAATCACCCCACCTACACCACCCACCTTTACCCGGCTACACAGCAGATATGACACTATTTTAAACATGCG encodes:
- the VGAT gene encoding vesicular inhibitory amino acid transporter, translating into MNRLGGIKLPPLTAAVNVASQLKRQFLPSAPSERHSQMGQGHSERVHFAQLPNQNHTSHGGVNQEHHEMSNMHTGTNPFGASNPSNPFLQHSLDSGESGGFQQESHFNSTQGGIVKQQSRMSSVDYSEGSDFVEGKSDVKINEYQAAWNVTNAIQGMFIVSLPFAVQIGGYWAIAAMILVAQICCYTGKILVDCLYEIDLQTGRRIRVRDSYVAIAKECFGKTYGSKIVSIAQIIELLMTCILYVVVCGDLMIGTFPEGAIDTRSWMMLIGIFLLPLGFLKSLQGVSVLSFWCTMSHIFINVIIIGYCLLYIGEWGWGNVKWTLDLKNFPISLGVIVFSYTSQIFLPTLEGNMEDPSKFEWMLDWSHVWAAVFKAGFGYICFLTFQNDTQQVITNNLHSPGFKGLVNTCLVVKALLSYPLPFYAACELLERSFFRGKPKTPFPTIWDQNGDIKVWGLAWRVGVILFTILMACFIPHFQILMGFIGSFTGTMLSFIWPAYFHIKLKGSTLDRKSVMFNYFIIYLGCIFGVIGIFDSGRALIDAFSIGLPF